The genomic interval CAGCGGTAATTTGCTTCATGATTCGAATCCTTGGGGTTCAATGGAAGGGCCTGGTCAGGCGCGAAATTTATTGGTTATAGGATAACGCCAATCCTTGCCAAAACTGCGATGGGTCACACGAATCCCCACGGGCGATTGACGGCGTTTGTACTCGTTGATGCGAATCAAACGGGTCACCTTCTCCACATCGGCACGCGCAAAGCCTGCGGCCATGATGTCGTCCGAGCTTTGGTCGTTCTCCATGAAGCGCGCAATGATCTCGTCCAACACCTCATACGGCGGCAAGCTGTCTTGGTCAGTTTGGTCGGGGCGCAACTCAGCACTCGGCGGGCGCGTGATGATGCGCTCAGGAATGGGATCGGTTCCAGTGCTGTAGGGGTCGTGGGCATTGCGCCAACGCGCCAACTTGAACACCAAGGTCTTGGCCACGTCTTTCAACACCGCAAATCCACCCGCCATGTCGCCGTAGAGCGTGCAATAGCCCGTGGCCATTTCGCTCTTGTTGCCCGTGGTCAACACGATGGAACCAAACTTGTTAGACAAGGCCATCAGCAACGTGCCGCGAATGCGGGCTTGGATGTTTTCTTCGGTGGTGTCGAGCTGCGTGCCTTCAAAGTTGGCTTTGAGCGAACCCAAGAACGCCTCAAACTCCGGCACGATGGACACCTCGTCGTAGCGCACGCCCATGCGTTTGGCCATGTCACGCGCATCGACCCAGCTGATCTCGGCCGTGTACGGCGACGGCATCATCACCGTGCGCACTTTGTCTGCACCCAAAGCATCCACAGCAATGGCCAACACCAAGGCCGAATCAATCCCACCCGACAAACCCAACAAGGCGCCAGGGAAACCATTTTTACCAATGTAGTCACGCACGCCCAGCACGAGGGCGTGCCACAGATCGGCTTCTAGCGAACCATCTTCAGCCACGTCGCCTGACAGATGCATCGTCGCAGAGCCGCTGCTAGACGCAGCCTGTGTCGCCTGCTCACGCGTCACATCCACCGTGAACGCAGTCACCTCAAAACTCGACGCACGTGCCGCCAACGCGCCATCGGCATTGAGTGCAAATGAGCGGCCTTCAAAGACCACCTCGTCTTGACCACCCACCAAATGCGCGTAAATCAGCGGCAAACCTGTGGCTTGCACACGACCACGCATGGCTTGCTCGCGCTCGTCGCCCTTACCCACATGAAATGGCGACGCGTTGATCACGGCCAACAGCTCGGCACCTGCCGCTTTGGCGTCCGCAGCAGGCGCATCGAACCAAGCATCTTCACAAATCAACAGACCCACTTTCGTGCCAGCCACGTCAAACACACAAGGCTGGTTGCCCGCCACGAAATAGCGGCGCTCGTCAAACACTTGGTAATTGGGCAGCTCACGCTTGGCGTAAGACGCAACAACTTGGCCCTCGCACACCACACTCGCCATGTTGAAGCGGCGTTGCACAGACACCGAACGTGTGCGCTCATCGCCACCTGAAGGGTGGCCGACCACCACATGCAAGCCCTTTAACCCGCTCAAGGCAGCGGACACTGTTTTCAAGGCATCATCACAAGCCTGAATGAATGAGGGGCGAAGGAATAAATCTTCGGCAGCGTAGCCGCAAAGCGACAGCTCGGGCGTGAGCACCAAGCGCGCGCCGTCTTGATACGCTTCCGTGGCGCAATTGATGATCTTCTGGGCGTTACCCGCCATGTCGCCCACCACGAAATTCAATTGAGCAACACAAATTTTGAGAGTCATGGCAGCAGGCACGTGTCCAAAGTAAAACAGGTCTAAAAAAGCAAATGGATTATGTCATCCGCGTCCACGCGAGCCCGCTCGATATCCCTGCAGCCGCGTGGGATGCACTGCTCGCTCAGCAAGACGCGCCCTCGCCCTTCATGCAGCACGCCTATCTGGCGGCCTTGCACGCCAGCGGCAGTGCCACACCCGAGACGGGCTGGACTCCGCAATTTGTGACGCTATGGCAAGGCGAGGCATTGGCCGCCGCAAGCGCGCTCTACCTCAAAGACCACTCCTACGGCGAATACGTGTTCGACTGGGCATGGGCCAACGCCTATGCCGACCACGGCCTGAACTACTTCCCCAAAACCACGTGTGCCGTGCCGTTCACGCCCGTGCCTGGATCACGCTTACTGGCTGTGGATGCCACCGCTCGCCAAACCTTGCTCAAAGCCATGTTGGAGGTAGCCCAACAGCACCAACTGTCCTCGTTGCATTTGTTGTTTACCAGCTCCGACGACCGTGCTGCTTGCAACGCCCTTGGCCTGATGCAGAGACAAACCGTGCAATTCCATTGGCACAACGCCGACCTGCAAGGCACGCCCTTTGAGAGCTTCGATACTTTCTTGGCAAGCCTATCCCAAGAGAAACGCAAAAAAATCAAACAAGAACGCCGCCGCGTGGCCGATGCAGGCGTGACGTTTCGCACCTCAGTCGGCTCCGCCATCAGCACAGCTGACTGGGATTTTTTCTACCAATGCTACGAGCGCACTTACCTCGAACACGGCAACGCGCCGTACCTGAGCCGCACCTTCTTTGAACACATGCAGCGCGATATGCCTGAGAACTGGGTGCTGTTTGTGGCCGAGCGCGACAACCGCCCCATCGCCAGCAGCTTGGTGGCTGTGCAGGGGCTAGGCTGCGCAGAGGCCGTTGCCTATGGCCGCTACTGGGGCGCGTTAGAGCGCGTGGACTGCCTGCACTTTGAAGCCTGCTACTACCAACCTTTGAACTGGTGCATCGCCAACGGCGTGCAACGCTTTGAAGGCGGCGCCCAAGGCGAACACAAAATGGCCCGCGCCCTCATGCCCGTGCCCACCTACAGCGCACATTGGCTGGCCCACCCCGCGTTTGCAGATGCCGTGGAACGGTTTCTTGAACGTGAGTCAGCGGGTGTTGACAACTACCTCGACCACTTGGCCGAGCGCAGCCCCTTTAAACGCCAAGAGCCTCAATAGTCAAGCAGGCATAAAAAGCCCGCAGAAACAAAAAAGCCCGCTAGGTAGCGGGCTTTCGATGGACGCCACGAAGAATTACTTCTTGTAGTTGGCCATACCGTCCAAGATTTCTTTGTGGGCAGACTCAATGCCTTCCCAGCCCTTGACCTTGACCCACTTGCCTTTTTCGAGGTCTTTGTAGTGTTCAAAGAAGTGGGCAATTTGTTGCAACTGCAACTCATGGATATCGTCTAAAGACTTGATGTTGCTGTAACGGGCCAAGATTTTTTCAGTAGGCACAGCCAACACTTTGCCGTCCACGCCGCCTTCGTCTTCCATCAACAAGATGCCCAACGCACGGCAAGGCACCACCACGCCAGGTGGCAATGGGAAAGGTGTCATCACCAACACGTCCACGGGGTCGCCGTCGCCCGCGATGGTTTGTGGTACGTAGCCGTAGTTGGTGGGGTAATGCATAGCCGTACCCATGAAACGGTCCACAAACAGAGCGCCAGACTCTTTGTCGACTTCGTACTTCACAGGATCCGAGTTCATCGGGATTTCGATGATCACGTTGAAGGCTTCAGGAACTTTGCTACCGGGGGTGACTTTATTCAGGGACATGGTGTCTTGTTATAAAAGTTAAAAAAGAAACACAGAGGATTAGCCCCGATTTTACTTTCACGGGGCTTGCGTCTCTGCGTTGTCTTTGAAACTGTTATTCGTGGGTGCTTTTACCGGTTTCGTCCATCAACCCTAGGAAAACGCGCAAAAAGTACACAGCCATGGCCAAGATAAAAACAATCACAGCCACGCTCATCAGGCCGTAGTCGGTCGAAAAAAGGTCAATCCAAGCTTTCATGGGGTTACTCCTATCAATTGCAATGCCCCTACTTTGCCCCGTCTCAACGCTTGTCGCACTGATCTACATCAAGGCTTAGGGGATTCGTGGCTCAGGCAAAATCAAAACATGTCTGAACGCGTGATTCCCTTGGTCGATCAACGGCTGCTTGCCTTACCGGCCACCCTCCCTTTGCAACCCATTGCAGCCAATGGTTTGCTCAGCGACAGCTTGGGTCGCCCACTGCATGATTTGCGCATCAGCGTGACCGACCGTTGCAACTTTCGCTGCAACTACTGCATGCCCAAAGAGGTGTTCAACAAAGATTACGCCTACCTGCCTCATGGTGACTTGCTGAACTTTGAAGAAATCACCCGCCTTGCCAAAGTGTTTGTGTCCCACGGCGTGCTCAAAATTCGCCTCACCGGTGGCGAGCCTCTGTTGCGCAAAAACCTTGAAATCTTGGTGGACCAGCTGGCCAATATCCAAACGCCTGACGGTACGCCGCTAGACCTCACCCTCACCACCAACGGCTCGCTCTTGGCCCGCAAAGCCAAGTCACTCAAAGACGCGGGCCTGAACCGCGTGACCGTGAGCCTAGACGGCTTGGACGATGCCGTGTTCCGCGCCATGAACGATGTGGACTTCCCCGTGTCTGATGTACTGGACGGCATTGCCGCGGCCAAAGACGCCGGCTTAGGGCTGGATGCCAACGGCCAATTGACCGGCCTCAAAGTGAACATGGTGGTCAAGCGGCGCACCAACGTCGACCAAATCTTGCCCATGGCCCGCCACTTTCGCGGCAGCGGCATCACGCTGCGCTTCATCGAATACATGGATGTGGGCGCAACCAATGGCTGGTGCATGGACGATGTGTTGCCCTCTGCCGACGTGATTCAACGCCTGCAACAAGAATTCCCACTCGTGGCCTTAGAGGCCAGCGCACAAGGCGAAACCGCACAACGCTGGGGCTATGCCAACGCCGCAGGCGTGTTCGATCCTGCCTTGGGCGAAGTGGGTGTGATCAGCAGCGTGACCCAAGCGTTTTGCCGCGACTGCAACCGCGCCCGCCTCTCCACCGAAGGCAAGCTCTACCTTTGTTTGTTTGCCACACAGGGCTATGACTTGCGCAGCCTCATGCGAGGGGGGCAAGCCAGCGATGCCGATATTGCGTCGGCCATCGGCCATATTTGGCAAGGCCGCGACGACCGCTATTCCGAACTCCGCGCCTCCCTGCCCGCTGACAGCTCACCTGACGGTTCATCTGCGGCACGTCGCGTCGAGATGAGCTACATCGGTGGCTAAGCGCAACCCTACCCAACACACCCACATGACACACAGCATTGAACCCCAAGACATCACCGGCCTCATCTTGGCCGGAGGCCGAGGCAGCCGCATGGGCGGCGTGGACAAAGGCTTGCAAAACTTCAACGGCATCCCGCTGGCCTTGCACACCCTCATGCGCCTAGGCCCCCAAGTAGAAACCGTGATGGTCAATGCCAACCGCAACCTCTCGGCCTACGAGTCGTTTGGAGCCTCTGTCTGGCCCGATGCCTCGGCTGACTTTGCAGGGCCGCTGTCGGGTTTTTTGGTGGGCCTAGAGCGCGCCGAAACGCCCTACGTGCTGACCGTGCCGTGCGACACACCGCGCCTGCCACTCGACCTGGCCGAGCGCTTGGCCGCAGCCATGGTGCGCGAAAACGCCGACATCGCCATGGCCGCAGCACCCGAGACCGATGACCAAGGCCAAACCCAAATTCGCACGCAACCTGTGTTTTGCTTGATGAAAATTGAGCTCTCCGAAAGCTTGGTCAAGTTCACCCACGCCGGTGGCCGCAAGATTGACGCATGGACCGCACAGCACAACACCGTGGTCGTGGCCTTTGACGCCCCGGGTGACGACCCGCTGGCCTTTGCCAACGTCAACACCTTGAACGAACTGCAAGCCCTCGAAAACGCCGCGCCATGAAAAGCATCGACGACATCGCCGCTGCCCTGCAAGGCTACGACCCACAAGCCTTGAGCGTGGACCAAGTCAACGCGTTTTTGCATGAACTCGTGCAACCCGTGTCTACCGACGAGTCGCAAGACCTGTATTTGTTTGACGCACTGGGCCGCGTACTGGCACAAGACGTCATCTCCCCCATCAGCGTGCCTGCGCACAACAACTCGGCCATGGATGGCTTTGCGTTTGATGCAGCTCAGCTACAAGCCGCTCAGCCCCTCACCCTGCGCGTGGTGGGCACCGCACTGGCGGGCAAAGCCTGGCAAGGCAAGGTCAACGCAGGCGAATGCCTGAAGATCATGACCGGCGCCATCCTGCCCGATGGACTCGACACCGTGGTGCCGCAAGAGTTGGCCCACATCAAGACCGAACACGATGTGACCACAGTCACCCTCCCTCCCAAGCTCTTGAAAGCCGGCGACAACCGCCGCTTAGCGGGCGAGGACCTGATGCAAGGCCAACCCGCCTTGAAAGCGGGACAACACCTCACACCGGCCGCCCTTGGGTTGATCGCCAGCTTAGGCCTGCCTGATGTGCGGGTACACCGCCATTTGCGCGTGGCTTATTTCTCCACCGGTGACGAAGTGATGAGCTTGGGCGAATCACCGCGTGAAGGCGCGGTGTACGACAGTAACCGCTTCACCATCTTTGGCTTGCTCACACGTCTGGGCTGTGAGGTGATCGACATGGGCGTGGTGCGCGACGATCCGGCGCTTTTAGAAGCGGCGTTCGCCAAAGCTGCGCAAGAAGCCGATGCCATCATCACCAGCGGTGGCGTGAGCGTGGGCGAAGCCGACTTCACCAAAGCCATGATGAAAAAACTCGGCGATGTGGCCTTTTGGAAAATCGCCATGCGCCCGGGTCGCCCCATGGCCGTGGGGCGCATTGGCAAATCGGTGCTGTTTGGCTTGCCCGGCAACCCCGTGGCAGTGATGGTCACCTTCCTCGCCTTTGTGCGCCCTGCACTCTTGCGCATGATGGGCAGCACCGCCCAGCCAGCGCCGCTGCTGCGCGCTAAAAGCTTGGAGCCTCTGCGCAAAAAAGCAGGCCGTACCGAGTACCAACGTGGCTTTGTCAGCAGCGCCGCAGATGGCACGCTGCAAGTGCGTACCACCGGCAACCAAGGCTCAGGCGTGCTGAGCTCCATGGTGCAAGGCAATGGCCTCATCGTGCTGCACCACGACCAAGGCAACGTGGCCGTGGGCGACGAGGTCGATGTGATGATGTTTGAGGGCGCTATTTAAGCGCCTATAAGAAGGTGGGGTCAAGCACCCACGTCCTCATCTTCATGGCGAATGGTGATGGCGCCCGGCACTTTGTTGCGCGCCAACAAGGTGTACATGGTGGGCACCACAAAGATGGTGAGCAAGGTGCCCAAGCTCATGCCACCCACAATGACCCAACCAATTTGCTTGCGGCTTTCAGCACCTGCGCCACTGGCCAAAGCCAATGGAATCGCGCCCAACACCATCGCCCCGGTGGTCATCAAAATCGGACGCAAACGCAAGGTGGCGGATTGCGTGACAGCGGCAAACAGCTCCATGCCTTCTTCGCGCAACTGATTGGCAAACTCCACAATCAAAATGCCGTGTTTGGTAATGAGGCCCACCAAGGTGATCAAACCAATTTGACTGAACACGTTCAAGGTACCGCCACTGAACTGGAGTGCCAGCAACGCACCCACCATCGACAGCGGCACCGACAGCATGATGACCAATGGATCCACAAAGCTTTCAAACTGCGCGGCCAACACCAAGAAGATGAACAGCAAGGCCAGCACAAACACAATCACCAACGAGCCCGATGATTTGACGAACTCACGCGAGGTGCCGTTGAGGTCGGTGGAGTAACCGGGCTTGAGCACCTTTTGCGCCGTGGCATTCATGAAGGTGATCGCCTCACCCAAGGAGTACGTCGGTGCCAAGTTGGCACTGATAGATGCACTGCGACGCTGGCTGAAGTGGTTCAGCTCACGCGGCACCACCACCTCTTTGGTTTTCACCAAAGCAGAGAGCG from Limnohabitans curvus carries:
- a CDS encoding NAD+ synthase produces the protein MTLKICVAQLNFVVGDMAGNAQKIINCATEAYQDGARLVLTPELSLCGYAAEDLFLRPSFIQACDDALKTVSAALSGLKGLHVVVGHPSGGDERTRSVSVQRRFNMASVVCEGQVVASYAKRELPNYQVFDERRYFVAGNQPCVFDVAGTKVGLLICEDAWFDAPAADAKAAGAELLAVINASPFHVGKGDEREQAMRGRVQATGLPLIYAHLVGGQDEVVFEGRSFALNADGALAARASSFEVTAFTVDVTREQATQAASSSGSATMHLSGDVAEDGSLEADLWHALVLGVRDYIGKNGFPGALLGLSGGIDSALVLAIAVDALGADKVRTVMMPSPYTAEISWVDARDMAKRMGVRYDEVSIVPEFEAFLGSLKANFEGTQLDTTEENIQARIRGTLLMALSNKFGSIVLTTGNKSEMATGYCTLYGDMAGGFAVLKDVAKTLVFKLARWRNAHDPYSTGTDPIPERIITRPPSAELRPDQTDQDSLPPYEVLDEIIARFMENDQSSDDIMAAGFARADVEKVTRLIRINEYKRRQSPVGIRVTHRSFGKDWRYPITNKFRA
- a CDS encoding GNAT family N-acetyltransferase; the encoded protein is MDYVIRVHASPLDIPAAAWDALLAQQDAPSPFMQHAYLAALHASGSATPETGWTPQFVTLWQGEALAAASALYLKDHSYGEYVFDWAWANAYADHGLNYFPKTTCAVPFTPVPGSRLLAVDATARQTLLKAMLEVAQQHQLSSLHLLFTSSDDRAACNALGLMQRQTVQFHWHNADLQGTPFESFDTFLASLSQEKRKKIKQERRRVADAGVTFRTSVGSAISTADWDFFYQCYERTYLEHGNAPYLSRTFFEHMQRDMPENWVLFVAERDNRPIASSLVAVQGLGCAEAVAYGRYWGALERVDCLHFEACYYQPLNWCIANGVQRFEGGAQGEHKMARALMPVPTYSAHWLAHPAFADAVERFLERESAGVDNYLDHLAERSPFKRQEPQ
- the moaA gene encoding GTP 3',8-cyclase MoaA translates to MSERVIPLVDQRLLALPATLPLQPIAANGLLSDSLGRPLHDLRISVTDRCNFRCNYCMPKEVFNKDYAYLPHGDLLNFEEITRLAKVFVSHGVLKIRLTGGEPLLRKNLEILVDQLANIQTPDGTPLDLTLTTNGSLLARKAKSLKDAGLNRVTVSLDGLDDAVFRAMNDVDFPVSDVLDGIAAAKDAGLGLDANGQLTGLKVNMVVKRRTNVDQILPMARHFRGSGITLRFIEYMDVGATNGWCMDDVLPSADVIQRLQQEFPLVALEASAQGETAQRWGYANAAGVFDPALGEVGVISSVTQAFCRDCNRARLSTEGKLYLCLFATQGYDLRSLMRGGQASDADIASAIGHIWQGRDDRYSELRASLPADSSPDGSSAARRVEMSYIGG
- the mobA gene encoding molybdenum cofactor guanylyltransferase MobA, whose amino-acid sequence is MTHSIEPQDITGLILAGGRGSRMGGVDKGLQNFNGIPLALHTLMRLGPQVETVMVNANRNLSAYESFGASVWPDASADFAGPLSGFLVGLERAETPYVLTVPCDTPRLPLDLAERLAAAMVRENADIAMAAAPETDDQGQTQIRTQPVFCLMKIELSESLVKFTHAGGRKIDAWTAQHNTVVVAFDAPGDDPLAFANVNTLNELQALENAAP
- the ppa gene encoding inorganic diphosphatase, with protein sequence MSLNKVTPGSKVPEAFNVIIEIPMNSDPVKYEVDKESGALFVDRFMGTAMHYPTNYGYVPQTIAGDGDPVDVLVMTPFPLPPGVVVPCRALGILLMEDEGGVDGKVLAVPTEKILARYSNIKSLDDIHELQLQQIAHFFEHYKDLEKGKWVKVKGWEGIESAHKEILDGMANYKK
- the glp gene encoding gephyrin-like molybdotransferase Glp, with the protein product MKSIDDIAAALQGYDPQALSVDQVNAFLHELVQPVSTDESQDLYLFDALGRVLAQDVISPISVPAHNNSAMDGFAFDAAQLQAAQPLTLRVVGTALAGKAWQGKVNAGECLKIMTGAILPDGLDTVVPQELAHIKTEHDVTTVTLPPKLLKAGDNRRLAGEDLMQGQPALKAGQHLTPAALGLIASLGLPDVRVHRHLRVAYFSTGDEVMSLGESPREGAVYDSNRFTIFGLLTRLGCEVIDMGVVRDDPALLEAAFAKAAQEADAIITSGGVSVGEADFTKAMMKKLGDVAFWKIAMRPGRPMAVGRIGKSVLFGLPGNPVAVMVTFLAFVRPALLRMMGSTAQPAPLLRAKSLEPLRKKAGRTEYQRGFVSSAADGTLQVRTTGNQGSGVLSSMVQGNGLIVLHHDQGNVAVGDEVDVMMFEGAI
- a CDS encoding DUF3149 domain-containing protein is translated as MKAWIDLFSTDYGLMSVAVIVFILAMAVYFLRVFLGLMDETGKSTHE